The bacterium DNA segment ATCACGTGGAATAGCTGGGTTATTGCTTGTTTTTGTTGGTAGTCTCGATTATCTCGGCTATCTTATCGGCTATCTTCATTATTTCCTTCGCTGATTCCGACTCAGGGAACATCCAGACATAGGGCTTTCCGAGTTCGCAGCTTTCCATTATGGCTGGCTCAAGGGGTAGCCTTCCCAGAAATGGTATTCCAAACTCTTTAGCGGCTTTCTCACCACCTCCAGTTTTGAATATATCCGTCCTTTTTCCGCAGTGGGGACAAACGAAACCGCTCATGTTTTCTATGATACCTATAACCTTAACGCCAAGCGCCTGTGAGAATTTAACGGTTTTTCTGGCGTCAAGAAGCGCCACATCCTGCGGTGTCGTGACTATAATCGAACCATCGAGGTCAGGCAAAAGCTGACATATCGACAGTGGTTCATCGCCCGTTCCTGGAGGCGAGTCTATAACAAGCCAGTCGAGTTCACCCCAATTTATATCGCCAAGAAACTGCTTTATGGCTTTCATTTTAAGCGGTCCTCGCCATATCACGGGCTGGTCGGTATCCTGAAGGAGCGATGCCATCGTCACGATTCTCACGCCACCCTTCTCGATGGGCTCTATCGATTGATCTGGATTAAGCGTAAGCTGCAAACCCTCTATGCCCGCTAACCTGCCTATGGATGGACCATGAATGTCAATGTCCAGAAGTCCAGCGGATTGGCCTTTAATAGTGTAAGCGTAGGCAAGATTCACCGCTATGGTGCTTTTGCCCACACCACCTTTGCCCGAAATTATGAGGAGTTTGTGTTTTATCTTGCTCATTCGGGCTTTAATCTTCTTCGACTCCTCGTCCATGCCGAAAGGCGGTCGCGGAGCCTTTTGCTCTGCCATTTTAACGCTCCTTTCAAAATTTTAAATCCCCAAAAGCGTTGCCGCTAATGAGCCATAAAATAGCCTGTATTGTGGATTGCGCAAAAGGTTTTCGTAATGTGTTGTAACACCAGCCAAAGTGCGCTCAATCCTTTTTATGTCGCCGCAGCTTTTTGCTAAATTTCTTATCAACCCTTCCTCATTACTGTTCATCACGCTAACATCATCACCAATAATTGATGCGAGCATATCCCTTAATATCGTTATCAAAGCGAGGCAAATCTGCTCAGCGTAATCGGTCTTTGCGGGTGCCTCGTCAGCCCAGCTCCATACTGCCTCGTAGTTTCGCTTGCAGGCCGCTTCTATTATTTTTAACGCCTGCCGCCGCAGCGCTTCAAACTCTGGCGTAAGATATCTCAGTGCATTGGCTATACTTCCATCGGCAAGTCTCGAAACCTCTGCGGCAAGCTCGTGCGGGACATCGAATCTATCCTCAAGCTTTTTTAATATGTCTCGCTCGGATAGCCT contains these protein-coding regions:
- a CDS encoding Mrp/NBP35 family ATP-binding protein, which translates into the protein MDEESKKIKARMSKIKHKLLIISGKGGVGKSTIAVNLAYAYTIKGQSAGLLDIDIHGPSIGRLAGIEGLQLTLNPDQSIEPIEKGGVRIVTMASLLQDTDQPVIWRGPLKMKAIKQFLGDINWGELDWLVIDSPPGTGDEPLSICQLLPDLDGSIIVTTPQDVALLDARKTVKFSQALGVKVIGIIENMSGFVCPHCGKRTDIFKTGGGEKAAKEFGIPFLGRLPLEPAIMESCELGKPYVWMFPESESAKEIMKIADKIAEIIETTNKNKQ